A window of Fibrobacter sp. contains these coding sequences:
- a CDS encoding STAS domain-containing protein: protein MKIETYAHGKYQVLRIQEDNKNISNLSELKDLIGGYLGRGKVHIAVSFCDASYIYSGAISVLVDCYKRIREKGGSLCILEPDPGLFDILETLNIDRVINIYVSEQYLPQ, encoded by the coding sequence GTGAAAATTGAAACATATGCTCACGGGAAATATCAGGTTTTAAGGATCCAGGAAGATAACAAAAATATCAGTAATCTTTCTGAACTTAAGGACCTGATTGGCGGTTATCTCGGGCGTGGAAAAGTACATATAGCGGTGAGTTTCTGTGATGCCTCCTATATTTACAGCGGGGCGATAAGTGTGCTGGTTGATTGTTACAAAAGGATACGTGAAAAGGGAGGATCACTCTGCATTCTTGAGCCTGATCCCGGTTTGTTTGACATACTGGAAACACTCAATATTGACCGGGTGATCAATATCTATGTTTCCGAGCAATATCTTCCGCAATGA